From Solwaraspora sp. WMMD1047, the proteins below share one genomic window:
- a CDS encoding glycosyltransferase family 87 protein — protein sequence MLASPPAPALPLIGQPPGFLLIVLTAMCLVVFVVAAVRRWGPKLWLAVLVALALRLVAAVLTYGRTPKDVAVYFHDAGQAILDGYDPVTHLPDFQWNFLPLMPYVFAAEISTGIPWEAASKISPILADLVLVVLLAKLAGAEYGRRFALLYAVCPVAVLVTAVHGQVEPVALALGVAGLLVARRGRLFWSGVLVGLAIASKTWPVVLLPGVLREVPIRRWWQVLLGVGLMPLIFLLSVPLVLGESLTAAVEVLSSYRSLVGRWGWGGLLHLADLIEGIGYTSPKIDFYQPIGTAVTAVAVIGAILWFRHADGVTMTAAVLLLFLSVSIGFGTQYLLWPVPFVLLLGRRWGLAFVLAASCYTATFYLWVALLPGREDILDPILVWGSLPVIATALAAVPWSSGGPRRHEPNPGPEATASSRTDPVSPAAHSGGSSLAT from the coding sequence GTGCTCGCGTCGCCACCTGCCCCCGCGCTACCGCTGATCGGGCAGCCACCGGGGTTTCTGCTCATCGTCCTGACCGCGATGTGTCTGGTGGTGTTCGTCGTAGCCGCGGTGCGGAGGTGGGGTCCGAAGCTCTGGCTGGCGGTGCTGGTCGCGTTGGCTCTCCGCCTGGTCGCGGCCGTGTTGACCTACGGTCGGACGCCGAAGGATGTGGCGGTCTACTTCCACGATGCCGGACAGGCGATCCTCGACGGGTACGACCCAGTGACCCACCTGCCCGACTTCCAGTGGAACTTCCTCCCGCTGATGCCGTACGTGTTCGCGGCCGAAATCTCCACCGGCATTCCGTGGGAGGCCGCCTCCAAGATCTCGCCGATCCTCGCCGATCTGGTGCTCGTCGTGCTGCTCGCCAAGCTTGCCGGCGCGGAGTACGGCCGGCGGTTCGCCCTGTTGTACGCGGTGTGTCCGGTCGCGGTGCTGGTCACCGCCGTGCACGGCCAGGTGGAGCCGGTGGCGCTGGCGCTGGGGGTGGCCGGACTTCTGGTGGCCCGCCGCGGTCGCCTCTTCTGGTCCGGGGTCCTTGTCGGGCTGGCGATCGCCAGCAAGACCTGGCCGGTGGTGCTCCTCCCGGGCGTGCTCCGGGAGGTGCCCATCCGTCGGTGGTGGCAGGTGCTGCTCGGCGTCGGGCTGATGCCACTGATATTCCTGCTGAGTGTTCCGCTGGTGCTGGGCGAATCGCTGACCGCCGCGGTTGAGGTGCTCTCGTCGTATCGATCGCTGGTGGGGCGTTGGGGCTGGGGTGGCCTGCTCCACCTCGCCGATCTGATCGAGGGAATCGGCTATACCAGTCCGAAGATCGACTTCTATCAGCCGATCGGGACAGCGGTGACTGCGGTGGCGGTGATCGGTGCGATCCTGTGGTTCCGCCATGCGGACGGCGTCACCATGACGGCGGCCGTGCTGCTGCTCTTCCTGTCGGTCAGCATCGGATTCGGAACCCAGTATCTGCTATGGCCGGTCCCCTTCGTGCTGCTGCTCGGTCGGCGCTGGGGCCTGGCCTTCGTGCTTGCGGCGAGTTGCTACACGGCGACCTTCTACCTGTGGGTGGCTCTGCTGCCCGGCCGCGAGGACATTCTGGACCCGATCCTGGTATGGGGCTCGCTGCCGGTCATCGCCACGGCCCTGGCCGCCGTGCCGTGGTCGTCAGGTGGCCCTCGTCGGCACGAGCCGAACCCGGGCCCGGAGGCGACAGCCAGCTCTCGAACCGACCCGGTGAGCCCCGCTGCTCACTCCGGCGGGTCGAGCCTGGCGACCTGA